In Spirobacillus cienkowskii, a genomic segment contains:
- a CDS encoding DUF6607 family protein encodes MNELLSLIFSLSPTLDTAEANFRTNQYVAGKNAISKMSGCFLVDYNYTETESLQPDYLVDKRVYDVNKNHSVKEWIYSEEISPNQIRLQHILFSTDLNGNFIEHSILKHHAEDWEYNAPFLYEFVKPSEWIVKIPEQDLWTRRITNLDDGLRYQCASQWDTSSQYLTWSCGNNFAPIPGRETRDMKRKDYNTLNRTTKVIVYNQNWLERQENIKTIYQNETKLPLAREEGKNWYIRLNDQECSVAQNFMAPKLEFWKLLRETWSEVLNGSAPFSETTPTNPTPRYVKIWEIEKQALHLDLTNPEQRASTKNEILNVINLYKK; translated from the coding sequence ATGAATGAATTGCTTTCCTTAATTTTCTCTCTTTCACCAACATTAGATACAGCAGAGGCAAATTTTCGTACCAATCAGTATGTTGCTGGTAAAAATGCGATATCTAAAATGTCTGGTTGTTTTTTGGTGGATTATAACTACACAGAAACTGAAAGCTTACAACCAGATTATCTTGTAGACAAAAGAGTTTATGATGTTAATAAAAATCATTCTGTTAAAGAATGGATATATTCAGAAGAAATTTCTCCAAATCAAATAAGACTGCAACATATTTTGTTTTCAACAGATTTAAATGGAAACTTTATAGAACACAGTATTTTAAAACATCATGCAGAAGACTGGGAGTATAATGCACCATTTTTATATGAATTCGTTAAACCATCAGAATGGATCGTCAAAATTCCAGAACAAGATTTATGGACAAGACGTATTACAAATCTTGACGATGGCCTAAGGTACCAATGCGCCTCACAATGGGATACAAGTTCACAGTATTTAACTTGGAGCTGCGGCAATAATTTTGCCCCAATTCCAGGACGTGAAACACGCGATATGAAAAGAAAAGATTATAACACTTTAAATCGCACAACCAAAGTGATTGTATACAATCAAAATTGGTTAGAAAGACAAGAAAATATTAAAACAATTTATCAAAACGAAACTAAACTTCCGCTTGCTAGGGAAGAAGGGAAAAACTGGTACATTCGTTTAAATGATCAAGAATGCTCAGTTGCACAAAACTTTATGGCACCTAAACTCGAGTTTTGGAAACTGTTACGAGAAACTTGGAGTGAAGTATTAAACGGAAGCGCACCGTTTTCAGAAACAACTCCAACAAATCCCACTCCACGTTATGTAAAAATTTGGGAAATAGAAAAGCAAGCTTTACATTTAGACCTTACTAACCCCGAACAAAGAGCTAGCACTAAAAATGAAATTTTAAACGTTATTAACTTGTATAAAAAATAA
- a CDS encoding IS982 family transposase: MDWQSQLITVYLTTCDFFSQLSPTSFLKISPNSNPSFTDQEVTTIYIFGVLMKQKNIKAIFNFTKNFIPNWFPHLPSYEGFLSRLNSLSKLFPELANFILKNNKFKIPKTKSKPFILIDSLPIILTTGFRAHKCNTANDISAIGYCSSKDKFYYGLKLHLAALFQNKKLAAPIDFKITPAATHDLTAVKNDLLNFKHSQIFADRAYCDKSTKKNLNQINSKLHTPIKLSRNKKTLSSDEKVYSKSVSSIRQSIEILFNWLIESSGIQIASKVRSTKGLIVHVFGRFSACLFNYLFKF; the protein is encoded by the coding sequence ATGGACTGGCAGAGCCAACTCATCACTGTATACCTTACTACCTGCGATTTCTTTTCTCAACTCTCTCCAACCTCTTTTTTAAAAATTAGTCCAAACTCAAATCCCTCGTTCACAGACCAAGAAGTCACCACTATTTACATCTTTGGAGTTTTAATGAAACAAAAAAATATAAAAGCTATTTTTAACTTCACTAAAAATTTTATTCCAAACTGGTTTCCTCACTTGCCTTCTTATGAAGGATTTTTGTCAAGACTTAATAGCTTAAGTAAACTCTTTCCTGAACTTGCAAACTTTATTTTAAAAAATAATAAATTTAAAATCCCTAAAACAAAATCCAAACCTTTTATTCTTATTGACTCTTTACCTATTATACTCACAACTGGTTTTCGGGCGCACAAGTGCAATACTGCAAACGATATTTCTGCTATTGGCTATTGCTCTTCAAAAGATAAATTTTACTATGGGTTAAAACTTCATCTCGCTGCTTTGTTTCAAAATAAAAAACTTGCCGCACCTATTGATTTTAAAATCACACCCGCCGCAACTCACGACTTAACTGCTGTTAAGAATGATCTTTTAAACTTCAAACATTCGCAAATCTTTGCCGATCGTGCTTACTGTGACAAATCAACTAAAAAAAACTTGAATCAAATAAACTCTAAATTACACACACCAATTAAACTCTCTCGGAATAAAAAAACTCTTTCTAGTGATGAGAAAGTTTATTCTAAATCTGTTAGCTCTATTCGGCAGTCCATTGAAATCCTTTTTAACTGGTTAATTGAATCCAGCGGTATTCAAATCGCATCAAAAGTTCGATCGACTAAAGGCCTTATCGTCCATGTTTTCGGACGATTTTCTGCCTGCCTGTTTAACTACTTATTCAAATTCTAA
- a CDS encoding MetQ/NlpA family ABC transporter substrate-binding protein: MTLKCIIKFVFLPVLLFLKINLLFAEETIKIGITAGPSVQIMEVAKKIAKEKYNLNFKIVPFVDYQMPNEALNSGDLDANIFQTVSFLNQAIEKRGYKLAIVANTFIYPMGIYSRKIKNINQIKEKDSIIIPNDTSNQGRALVLLQNAGLIKLRHNAGELPNLKDIVQNPKSLTIRTVDAAQAARASYDVTAVVLNNDFVLNAGFKPAEALVRENPTTAKTYVNVIVVRQVDKDKKIFQTLKAIMNSDEIKKKTEELFPGAVPAW, from the coding sequence ATGACTTTAAAATGTATTATAAAATTTGTTTTTTTACCTGTTTTGTTATTTTTAAAAATCAATTTATTGTTTGCAGAAGAAACTATAAAAATAGGAATTACTGCAGGACCTTCTGTACAAATTATGGAAGTTGCAAAAAAAATTGCCAAAGAAAAATACAATTTAAATTTTAAAATTGTTCCTTTTGTCGATTATCAAATGCCGAATGAGGCGCTAAATTCTGGTGATCTTGATGCAAACATTTTTCAAACAGTCTCGTTTTTAAATCAAGCTATTGAAAAAAGAGGATATAAGTTAGCTATTGTAGCCAATACTTTTATTTATCCTATGGGAATTTATTCTCGCAAGATCAAAAATATTAATCAAATTAAAGAAAAGGATTCTATTATTATTCCTAATGATACCAGTAATCAAGGTAGAGCATTAGTATTGTTACAAAATGCCGGATTAATAAAGTTACGTCATAATGCTGGCGAGCTTCCAAACTTAAAAGATATTGTCCAAAATCCTAAAAGTTTAACGATTAGAACTGTAGACGCTGCTCAGGCTGCGCGTGCATCCTATGATGTGACTGCTGTTGTCTTAAATAATGATTTTGTTTTAAATGCAGGTTTTAAGCCTGCAGAAGCGCTTGTTCGCGAAAACCCCACAACTGCAAAAACTTATGTGAATGTCATTGTTGTAAGGCAAGTTGATAAAGATAAGAAAATATTTCAAACTTTAAAAGCTATTATGAATTCTGATGAAATTAAGAAAAAGACCGAAGAACTTTTTCCTGGCGCAGTGCCTGCATGGTAA
- a CDS encoding methionine ABC transporter permease, with translation MFLETLNTLLDATLSTIYMVLVAGFSAFIVGLPIAIGLTVTAKGMFYENVLVHKILSSIVTIGRSVPFVILMVAIIPFTRFIVGSSIGTAAAMVPLSVAAIPFFARVVEGKLASVNSGLIEAAQAMGASPIQIIYKVLLPEAVPGISNACTILFVSLTEYSAMAGAVGGSGLGNMAIQYGYYQFNTPVMLQALVMLVLLVLIIQFLGDFITRKVSHL, from the coding sequence ATGTTCCTGGAAACATTAAATACACTGCTTGATGCAACGCTTTCAACAATTTATATGGTTTTGGTTGCAGGATTTTCTGCATTTATAGTTGGTTTGCCAATTGCAATTGGTCTTACCGTTACAGCTAAAGGTATGTTTTATGAAAATGTGTTGGTTCATAAAATATTAAGTAGTATTGTAACAATTGGCCGCTCTGTTCCTTTTGTAATTTTAATGGTAGCTATAATTCCGTTTACTCGTTTTATTGTAGGATCTTCTATTGGTACTGCTGCAGCAATGGTACCATTAAGTGTTGCAGCAATTCCTTTTTTTGCAAGAGTGGTAGAAGGTAAATTAGCGAGTGTGAATTCTGGACTTATAGAAGCGGCACAAGCAATGGGTGCATCACCAATTCAAATTATATATAAAGTTTTGTTACCTGAAGCGGTGCCAGGAATATCGAATGCGTGCACAATTTTATTTGTAAGTCTTACAGAATATTCTGCAATGGCAGGTGCTGTGGGGGGAAGTGGCTTAGGTAATATGGCGATACAGTATGGGTATTATCAATTTAATACTCCTGTTATGTTACAAGCCCTAGTTATGTTAGTTTTACTTGTATTAATTATTCAGTTTTTAGGCGACTTTATCACTCGTAAAGTTTCTCATTTGTAA
- a CDS encoding methionine ABC transporter ATP-binding protein codes for MIKLIGIKKTFNTKRGLSYALKGIDLHILKGEIFGIIGKSGAGKSTLLRTVNLLEKPTQGEVVLDGVSLTELKEVDLRKQRRNIGMIFQHFNLLASAHVFDNVALPLRLAGESKQFIKERVNYLLNVTGLTDKSNYYPHQLSGGQKQRVAIARSLATNPKVLLCDEATSALDPETTKSILSLLKEINSKFGVTILLITHEMEVVKSICDRVAVIENGELVEINSMFQLFSAPKTQIAKSLVKSTFHIALPESIENSLQQNPSSGLAPILKFTFIGETASQSIISTFIVKFGLQVNILQAHIDLVNNSPLGLMLCQVIGEQKDIDLGIHFLNQLNISTEVLGYVPGNIKYTA; via the coding sequence ATGATTAAACTTATTGGAATTAAAAAAACTTTCAACACAAAACGAGGTCTTTCTTATGCCTTAAAAGGAATTGATCTCCATATTCTTAAAGGTGAGATATTTGGCATTATTGGAAAGAGTGGAGCAGGAAAAAGTACCTTGTTACGTACTGTTAATCTTTTAGAAAAACCAACACAGGGTGAGGTTGTTTTAGATGGTGTTTCTTTAACAGAACTAAAAGAGGTTGATTTAAGAAAACAGCGTCGTAATATTGGAATGATTTTTCAACATTTTAATCTTTTAGCATCTGCTCATGTTTTTGATAATGTGGCTTTGCCTCTTAGGCTTGCGGGTGAAAGCAAACAATTTATTAAAGAGCGAGTTAATTATTTACTAAATGTTACTGGTTTAACAGATAAAAGTAACTATTATCCGCATCAATTAAGCGGTGGACAAAAACAACGTGTTGCAATTGCACGCTCTTTGGCTACTAATCCAAAAGTATTATTATGTGATGAAGCCACTTCTGCCTTAGATCCAGAAACAACAAAATCAATATTATCTTTGTTAAAAGAAATTAATAGTAAATTTGGCGTTACAATATTATTAATCACTCATGAAATGGAAGTGGTAAAATCTATTTGTGATCGTGTTGCTGTAATTGAAAATGGCGAATTAGTAGAAATCAATTCTATGTTTCAATTGTTTAGCGCTCCTAAAACTCAAATTGCAAAATCTTTAGTTAAATCTACTTTTCATATTGCTCTTCCAGAAAGTATTGAAAATTCGTTACAACAAAATCCAAGTAGTGGTTTAGCGCCAATTCTTAAGTTTACTTTTATTGGAGAAACAGCGAGTCAATCTATTATTTCAACATTTATTGTTAAATTTGGTTTGCAAGTGAATATTTTGCAAGCACACATTGATTTAGTCAATAATTCTCCTCTAGGTTTGATGCTTTGTCAGGTAATTGGAGAGCAAAAAGATATTGATTTGGGTATTCATTTTTTAAATCAGTTAAATATTTCTACAGAGGTTTTAGGATATGTTCCTGGAAACATTAAATACACTGCTTGA
- a CDS encoding aspartate kinase, with amino-acid sequence MKTTVPDKPLNSPLTISLGAVFKFGGTSVGSIERIEHVADLCVKLKPSAVVVSAMSGETNRLIGLAQQITTMHNVPEYDMLVSTGEQVSVSLLSLALRKRGIHPEPMLAAHAGILTNSEFSKASIQKINSTAIHTAIQQGKLPIIAGFQGITENGHLTSLGRGGSDTSAVAIAAGIGAKECVIYTDVDGVYTTDPRMCKNAKIIRHIHYEEMLEMASQGSKVLHIRSVQLAAKWGIKLMIKNTFSNDKGTTMDILNCPIEGEVVSGIAATQNESWIQISLPHSPSFTLANVFGLLAEKHVNVDIITQNIEENYTKFSFTVTQSDSQNAIEILSHYFPRANIKKNDDVAKISIVGVGMRTHAGVASRMFQSLSAKDIKILLVSTSEIKVACLIPKEKIEEAVQVLHSEFIRL; translated from the coding sequence GTGAAAACCACAGTCCCTGATAAGCCTCTGAACTCCCCACTCACTATAAGTTTGGGAGCTGTTTTTAAATTTGGCGGCACCAGTGTTGGGTCAATTGAACGCATCGAGCACGTTGCCGACCTCTGCGTAAAACTCAAGCCATCTGCTGTTGTCGTTTCGGCAATGTCTGGCGAAACCAATCGCTTAATCGGGCTTGCGCAACAAATTACTACGATGCACAATGTGCCCGAATACGACATGCTTGTTTCTACTGGAGAGCAGGTGTCAGTTTCTTTATTAAGCCTTGCGTTACGCAAGCGAGGCATCCACCCAGAACCAATGCTCGCAGCACACGCAGGAATTTTAACAAACTCAGAATTTTCAAAAGCAAGTATTCAAAAAATTAATAGCACAGCAATTCATACTGCTATTCAGCAAGGAAAATTGCCTATTATTGCAGGTTTTCAGGGAATCACTGAAAATGGCCACCTTACTTCTTTGGGACGTGGAGGCTCAGATACCTCGGCAGTTGCTATTGCTGCAGGAATTGGAGCTAAAGAATGCGTTATTTATACAGATGTTGATGGCGTTTACACGACAGATCCCCGTATGTGTAAAAATGCAAAAATTATTCGACATATTCATTACGAAGAAATGCTAGAAATGGCGAGCCAAGGAAGCAAAGTTTTGCATATTCGGAGCGTGCAACTTGCTGCAAAGTGGGGAATAAAATTAATGATTAAAAATACGTTTTCTAATGATAAAGGAACAACAATGGACATTTTAAATTGCCCTATTGAAGGGGAAGTTGTTTCAGGAATTGCTGCGACGCAAAACGAATCTTGGATACAAATTAGTTTGCCTCACAGCCCTTCTTTTACTTTAGCAAATGTATTTGGCCTACTTGCAGAAAAGCATGTTAATGTAGATATCATTACGCAAAATATAGAAGAAAATTATACCAAGTTTAGTTTTACAGTCACACAGTCTGATTCTCAAAACGCAATCGAAATTTTAAGTCACTATTTTCCCAGAGCAAACATTAAGAAAAATGATGATGTTGCTAAAATTTCTATTGTAGGAGTTGGTATGCGCACGCATGCAGGTGTGGCTTCAAGAATGTTTCAATCTTTAAGTGCAAAAGACATTAAAATTTTGCTGGTTTCAACTTCAGAAATTAAAGTAGCTTGTCTTATTCCAAAAGAAAAAATTGAAGAGGCTGTTCAAGTATTGCACTCAGAATTTATCCGCCTTTAA
- a CDS encoding VC0807 family protein, giving the protein MEQSNTHKNSVITDSYNKAPKTQENLWASIIFYVALPVLVLSKLNTSLGPLKTLLLALAIPLCYGIYDFSKRKQASPIAILGIVSIFIKGIFAFYKVDGFWFAVQEASIPTFLGVFTIVSAWIGKPFVNYFVYNENIFKIDLLENKLKENKAESQFKSLMWQVTMVFGFAFFLSGLLNYILAIQIIVSPAGTESFNKELAEMTWKSYIVIALPKFLISIFGLWWFIFNLKKLTGLKASEILKGG; this is encoded by the coding sequence ATGGAACAATCAAATACTCATAAAAATAGCGTTATTACTGATAGTTATAATAAGGCGCCAAAAACCCAAGAAAATCTTTGGGCATCAATTATCTTTTATGTTGCTCTCCCTGTTTTAGTCCTTTCAAAGCTCAACACTTCATTAGGGCCTTTAAAAACACTGCTTTTGGCATTGGCAATTCCACTTTGTTACGGAATTTATGATTTTTCTAAAAGAAAACAAGCAAGTCCTATCGCAATTTTGGGTATTGTGAGTATTTTTATCAAAGGTATTTTTGCTTTTTATAAAGTTGATGGATTTTGGTTTGCTGTGCAAGAAGCATCTATCCCCACCTTTTTAGGTGTGTTTACTATTGTTAGTGCATGGATTGGTAAGCCTTTTGTGAATTATTTTGTTTATAACGAAAATATTTTTAAAATTGACTTGCTTGAAAATAAATTAAAAGAAAATAAAGCGGAGTCTCAATTTAAATCATTAATGTGGCAAGTTACCATGGTTTTTGGTTTTGCTTTTTTTCTAAGTGGTTTGTTAAATTATATTCTAGCAATACAAATTATTGTAAGCCCTGCTGGTACCGAATCTTTTAATAAAGAACTTGCCGAAATGACATGGAAAAGTTACATCGTTATTGCACTTCCTAAATTTTTAATTTCAATATTTGGTTTGTGGTGGTTTATTTTTAATCTTAAAAAATTAACAGGATTAAAAGCAAGCGAAATTCTTAAAGGCGGATAA
- a CDS encoding O-methyltransferase, producing MDFNLDEFNASKVNEVIRFITHKTKELGFDMASRPETGALLRVLAASKPNGTFLEIGTGTGFGTAWLLEGMDNNSKLISIESDSTVQSVAKQAFIKDKRLQLITENGDDFLKQQLPNTYDLIFADAFPGKYNLLSETLNLLKPGGFYIVDDMLPQSDWPEDHYPLAKQVLNNLKNLNNVTSVGLHWSSGLIIIVPKTKG from the coding sequence ATGGATTTTAACTTAGACGAATTCAATGCAAGTAAAGTCAATGAAGTTATAAGGTTTATCACACACAAAACAAAAGAACTTGGTTTTGACATGGCATCACGCCCAGAAACAGGTGCCTTACTCCGCGTACTTGCGGCATCTAAACCTAACGGAACATTTTTAGAAATTGGAACTGGTACAGGGTTTGGTACTGCATGGCTTCTTGAAGGTATGGACAACAACTCTAAATTAATCAGTATCGAAAGTGATTCAACAGTACAATCTGTTGCAAAACAAGCGTTTATAAAAGACAAACGGTTACAATTGATAACAGAAAATGGCGATGATTTTCTAAAACAACAATTACCAAATACCTATGATCTTATTTTTGCTGATGCGTTTCCTGGTAAGTATAATTTACTTTCCGAAACGTTAAATCTTTTAAAACCCGGTGGATTTTATATTGTCGATGACATGTTACCCCAATCAGACTGGCCAGAAGATCATTATCCACTTGCAAAGCAGGTCCTAAATAATCTTAAAAATCTAAATAACGTAACATCTGTTGGGCTTCATTGGTCGAGTGGATTAATTATTATAGTACCAAAAACAAAGGGTTAA
- a CDS encoding aminotransferase class V-fold PLP-dependent enzyme — MGKKINYNFKNIQNDDEWNFFRENFTLDKNYIHLSLAIHVPHSNTLNIEIDKFRKMIDCNPDLMRRERHQYTNHTLDAAAKHLNTNKNLIALTDSSTMSLSLILNGLDFKNNDEILTTNSEHYSLEKLCEHNAERHNLKLTKINLKKCLEMNNKVEIAKYITSYINNNTSVVFISWVNSKYGIKMPLQEISKELQLINTTRAENKKILLCVDGVHGFGVENINSIHDLGVDFFAAGCHKWLFGPRGTGLLWGSERGWKRLKPTIPSFEKIAWDHYLEWNNQKAAEEELIKAKLCTPGGFKTFEYIWALRHAFEYQEKIGKQNIHERVHYLTKIAKKELEKSPNIIIHTPINDELSSGFVCFNINGINPTEIVNNLAKHNIIIGQTPYKESCARITPSIYNSEKEVIYSCEKINNFAHESI; from the coding sequence ATGGGCAAAAAGATCAACTATAATTTTAAAAATATTCAAAATGATGATGAATGGAATTTTTTTAGAGAAAATTTTACATTAGACAAAAACTATATTCATTTATCTTTAGCAATTCATGTACCGCATAGCAATACTTTAAACATCGAAATTGATAAATTTAGAAAAATGATTGATTGCAATCCAGATTTAATGCGAAGAGAAAGACATCAATACACTAACCATACATTAGACGCTGCAGCAAAACATCTAAATACAAATAAAAATTTAATTGCACTGACTGATAGTTCAACAATGAGTCTTTCCTTAATACTCAACGGACTAGATTTTAAAAATAATGATGAAATTCTTACAACTAATAGTGAACATTATTCACTCGAAAAATTATGCGAACATAATGCAGAAAGGCACAATTTAAAATTAACAAAAATTAATTTAAAAAAATGTTTAGAAATGAATAACAAAGTAGAAATCGCAAAATATATTACTAGCTATATAAATAATAATACATCTGTAGTTTTTATTTCATGGGTAAACTCTAAATATGGAATAAAAATGCCTCTACAAGAAATTTCTAAAGAGTTACAATTAATCAATACTACAAGAGCAGAAAATAAAAAAATATTACTTTGTGTAGATGGTGTCCATGGATTTGGTGTAGAAAATATAAATAGTATTCATGATCTCGGTGTCGATTTTTTTGCAGCTGGTTGTCATAAATGGTTGTTTGGACCACGTGGAACAGGTTTACTTTGGGGAAGTGAAAGAGGATGGAAAAGATTAAAACCCACCATTCCATCTTTTGAAAAAATCGCGTGGGATCATTATTTAGAATGGAATAATCAAAAAGCTGCGGAAGAAGAACTCATTAAAGCAAAATTATGCACACCTGGTGGATTTAAAACGTTTGAATACATTTGGGCACTTCGACATGCTTTTGAGTATCAAGAAAAAATTGGTAAGCAAAATATCCATGAAAGAGTTCATTATTTAACAAAAATTGCAAAAAAGGAATTAGAAAAATCTCCAAATATTATTATCCATACACCAATTAACGATGAGCTATCTTCAGGGTTTGTATGTTTTAATATTAATGGAATAAATCCTACAGAAATTGTTAATAATCTTGCTAAACATAATATTATTATTGGACAAACTCCATATAAAGAATCATGCGCAAGAATTACACCAAGCATTTATAATTCAGAAAAAGAAGTTATTTATTCATGCGAAAAAATAAATAATTTTGCACATGAAAGCATTTAA
- a CDS encoding FAD/NAD(P)-binding protein — protein sequence MESSKFDIIILGAGAQATAFLSAIYHITKNIKKIPNLTIGIVDKQENYGCGVIYNEDYPWIIMNTPITDLSVELNNNLDFSDWLQENIELYCTVKTNNYVSRSVFGKYLNYKFNFYKNCLLKNGVLVETINGLAVNIEDNPINKDVIVTLHDKRSLLTKNLVIAIGKENSEDIYDLKKHSNYIHSPFPAFKKIAHFPKKSCVGIIGSNLTAIDVAVTLKHLNHQGKIIMSSRGGLLPEVKGKHLRAYPPKYALHKNYLKIFNNKKNDLTLLDILRPIRKELKNYNLNWRNIFFPKTLSPDNTQKFEQRVYEAINFPTNFNIILGMIPEIAKTWNLVKNSEIDLFIKKYHRFIHQKHGAIPLVNAKKILESSKNRTAKFKRRYFRY from the coding sequence ATGGAAAGTAGTAAGTTTGATATTATTATTTTAGGTGCAGGTGCACAGGCAACAGCGTTTTTATCTGCGATTTATCATATAACTAAAAATATTAAAAAAATTCCTAATTTAACTATTGGAATAGTAGATAAACAAGAAAACTACGGTTGCGGAGTTATCTATAACGAAGATTATCCATGGATTATTATGAATACACCAATTACAGATTTATCGGTTGAGCTAAATAATAATCTTGATTTTTCAGATTGGTTACAAGAAAATATTGAATTATACTGCACTGTAAAAACAAATAACTATGTATCAAGAAGTGTATTTGGAAAATATTTAAATTATAAATTTAACTTTTATAAAAATTGTTTATTAAAAAATGGGGTTCTTGTTGAAACAATTAACGGTTTAGCTGTAAATATAGAAGATAATCCTATTAACAAAGATGTGATAGTAACATTACATGACAAAAGATCATTATTGACTAAAAATCTTGTAATCGCAATTGGAAAAGAAAATTCAGAAGACATATATGACTTAAAAAAACATTCAAATTACATTCATTCACCATTTCCAGCATTTAAAAAAATTGCACATTTCCCAAAAAAATCATGTGTAGGAATTATTGGTTCAAATTTAACTGCTATTGATGTTGCTGTAACGTTAAAACATTTAAATCACCAAGGTAAAATCATTATGAGTTCTAGAGGAGGATTACTACCAGAAGTAAAAGGAAAGCATCTTAGAGCTTATCCTCCAAAATACGCTCTGCATAAAAATTACCTAAAAATTTTTAATAATAAAAAAAATGACTTAACACTACTTGATATTCTTAGACCTATTAGAAAAGAATTAAAAAATTATAATTTAAACTGGAGAAATATATTTTTTCCAAAAACATTATCTCCAGATAACACTCAAAAATTTGAACAAAGAGTTTACGAAGCAATAAATTTTCCAACAAACTTTAATATAATTCTTGGAATGATACCTGAAATTGCAAAAACATGGAATTTAGTTAAAAACTCAGAGATTGACTTATTTATTAAAAAATATCATCGCTTTATTCATCAAAAACATGGTGCAATCCCTCTTGTTAATGCAAAAAAAATACTCGAATCTTCTAAAAACAGAACAGCTAAATTTAAAAGGCGATATTTTAGATATTAG
- a CDS encoding ATP-grasp domain-containing protein has translation MPTKNINNAGLVCIVDAYSTGKKLVSEFLKFGTICIHIKSSQKNALDPRRPEFYEEIQFDGNIHELQKTIKQFSPQHIIAGSEMGVELADKLIDNLNIRNACNPKTTHYRRNKYAMHECLRKNNLSSIQQLKSDNKNKIVEWCLNLKKWPVVIKPLNSAASDGVTICETIDEVKTAIEKILKQENRLGIKNEEILAQEFLDGTQYFVNTVSWNGEHFISDIWIQKRKRLPGKAFLFESMALCDREGQIEEHLAKYTIEILNTLQLTHGAAHNEIMWTEKEPVLIELNARLMGGAIEDSSFKSALGYTQAELLAIAYLDSNTFLKKYANKKYNLKNNLTEISFLFSKNGTLKNFTKKHAIEKMESFHSFYGLPPPGTQVIKTEDTLGNPGYVYLLHQNNHVINKNLNQILEWQNNDEIFIID, from the coding sequence ATGCCCACAAAAAATATTAATAATGCAGGACTAGTTTGCATTGTTGATGCTTACTCAACAGGAAAAAAACTTGTTTCAGAATTTCTTAAATTTGGAACAATTTGTATACATATTAAAAGCTCGCAAAAAAATGCTTTAGACCCAAGACGACCAGAATTTTATGAAGAAATTCAATTTGATGGCAACATACATGAACTACAAAAGACAATCAAACAATTTAGCCCACAACACATTATTGCTGGCTCAGAAATGGGTGTTGAATTGGCAGACAAGTTAATTGATAATTTAAACATTAGAAATGCTTGCAATCCTAAAACAACTCATTATAGACGTAACAAATACGCGATGCATGAGTGTTTAAGAAAAAATAATTTATCTTCAATTCAGCAATTAAAATCAGATAATAAAAATAAAATCGTTGAGTGGTGTCTCAATCTCAAAAAATGGCCTGTAGTTATTAAACCCCTAAACAGTGCCGCGAGTGATGGAGTAACAATTTGTGAAACTATTGATGAAGTAAAAACTGCGATCGAAAAAATTCTAAAACAAGAAAATCGCTTAGGTATTAAAAACGAAGAAATTCTTGCACAAGAATTTCTAGATGGAACTCAATATTTTGTAAATACTGTAAGTTGGAACGGCGAACATTTTATTTCTGATATATGGATTCAAAAACGCAAAAGATTACCAGGCAAAGCATTTTTATTTGAAAGTATGGCGCTATGTGATAGAGAAGGACAAATAGAAGAGCATCTTGCAAAATATACTATAGAAATTTTAAATACTTTACAATTAACTCATGGTGCTGCGCATAATGAAATTATGTGGACAGAAAAGGAACCTGTGCTAATAGAATTAAATGCAAGACTCATGGGAGGAGCAATTGAAGATTCCTCATTTAAATCTGCACTAGGATATACACAAGCAGAGCTACTTGCTATTGCCTATTTAGATTCAAATACATTTTTAAAAAAATATGCAAATAAAAAATATAATTTAAAAAATAACTTAACAGAAATTTCGTTTTTATTTAGTAAAAATGGAACATTAAAAAACTTTACAAAAAAACATGCAATTGAAAAAATGGAGTCATTTCACTCATTTTATGGATTACCTCCACCTGGTACGCAAGTAATAAAAACGGAAGATACATTAGGAAATCCTGGTTATGTTTACCTGCTACACCAAAACAATCATGTTATTAATAAAAATTTAAATCAAATTTTAGAATGGCAAAACAATGATGAAATATTTATAATTGATTAA